The following is a genomic window from Gadus morhua chromosome 23, gadMor3.0, whole genome shotgun sequence.
tcagtttagtgaagtaatgaacgagtccggttgtgtgcaagaataaagtaccccgcctgtcaagaatcggtggccgcttcattccaacCATATTTATTTCCAACCTACAAGCAGAGCCattgccggtcaaagtgaagggcgTTGCCGTTGCCCCCATAGACATCATATAGGTAGACGCCCCCTTCGGCCTTGGACGGCATAAATCGTCGGCGCCATCTTGGTACGGGAGTTATTTCGTCTTCGGAGTGAAGATGCCTACTTCATGCGCCGCTTGGGCTGCACCACCGTCAGGACGATTCAAACAAGATCGCAAGGAATTACCTTTCACAAGTAAGACTAAACAATTGTTTCTATTTGTAATTGTAAAATTCAGTCATGTCACGTAGATCATGTGTTATGTTGAGAGCTAAGAGCTGTTGAGACAGCTAAGTTGCCGCCAGAATCAGACTATAGCTAGTCTAACGTGAAATGGACATGGTTAGCAAAGCCTTATTCTATCGTTCGTTAACAGGAGATAATATTGTCAAGAAATAtaggatatacagtatatatatatataatctaccACTACTTGCTTGTGAGTAATTACAatgtatgtataatgtaattATATAGCATTTATGGTCGCGACGGAAAGCTGCGTTTCGGCTGAGCGACTGGCCTTCATTTCTCTCTgtgatgtatttaaaaaagagactagattaaaacaaaaaaaggctcAAAACATGCCACTGTTTATGTAATGGTTCTACAATATATGAAGGTGTCACGTAATGAATGAAACTACGGAAAAAATGTCACCATACTCTACATGCACCTGTGAGATGCACCTGCAGTCAGTCGCCGGCCGAAATTGACGTTTTAAACGTTATttctatttaaatgtttttttttttttaaagatacatCTGTATTATGAATCGGACTGACTGGCTAGCTAACCTTTCTCGCAATTTTAAGGTTTCCCAAAGAGAAGCAGTTGAGGAGACAGTGGGAAGTGGCTGTGAAAAGGGATAACTTTTCTGCCAATGAGAGGTCAATGCTCTGTAGCCAGCACTTTCAGCCGGAGGATTTTGACCGGACAGGCCAAATTGTCAGGCTCAGGGATGGAACTAAACCATCTGTGTTCAGTTTCCCAACACATCTCAAAAGAGTAAGTGCATCACTAAGCTTGCTGAAAatggttttattgtgtgtgtgtgtgtgtgtgtgtgtgtgtgtgtgtgtgtgtgtgtgtgtgtgtgtgtgtgtgtgtgtgtgtgtgtgtgtgtgtgtgtgtgtgtgtgtgttcatttggaaTGATTGAGAATGAGATACACCTGTTCAAGTATTTTGTTCTTCGGTTTTAGAAAGTGGCAGCCAGGACTACACAAGCCTCAAGGAAGGCTGAAGCGAGCCTTGTAATTGACTGTTCTTTACAATCATTACAAGTCACTGAACCTTCACCTACCTACCTTGTGAGTATTTACACTAGCTATGCCCCAAAACAGCAGTGAGCATCATGGCATCATAAACATTACTCACTACTGTTTTGTCCTTTTTTACTAGGAACACACTTATGCATTGCCTCCATCTCCCACTCTTCTCAAGACTAGACTCAATGAAGCCCTGGCTAGGGTGGAGAGTCTTGAGAAAGAGATGAGGAACTCAAAGGCCCGAGAGTGGAGGGTGAAGAAAACAGTGTGTTGTCTTCTGGAGGACCTCAGGGGGAAGAACCTCATAAATGAAGAGCTGCAAGAGAGGCTTGACTTATACTCAGGTAACATTGAAATTAAACTTTGAATGTCATGTATATCTTAGGGCTGTAACCAAAGAAATACAACTGCAATAATGTGTTCAAATGCTTGGCTTGTCTGAATTTCATATATCAAACTTAAACTCCAAATACCTGACGTCTGTAATATGCCCCCATTCATAGTTTGAATAGCATCTGGCACAGACAAAAGCCAACAATCATAGTCTGATAGCTCTAGCTTCAAGACAGACAATAGCCAGGTACCTTTGTTGGCAGGTGTTTATGGGCACCTGTTTAGAGCAATCAGTCATGGTTCCTGGCTTTTGTGCATCTTTAAGCTAGAGCTATTAAGTCAATGATTGTTGGCTTTGGTCTACAGCCACGACAAGATTACGTTTTTCATTCATATGGCCTTGCCTGGAAATAAACACATTAgcctattggtgttttcataatgACATTCATACTCTTTCAGTCACTTACTAATTACTCTGTGCTATCTGCATTTCAGATCTTCCATTAGGCCTCCTGTCCAAACAGGGCCACGAGTCCACTAAAGAGCAGAGGGAGTttgccctcactctccacctgcACGGGCCCAAAGCCTACTCTTACCTGAGAGagtctctccacctccacctaccaCATCCACATACATTGCAAAGGTATTTGCTCTTACATTTAATTGCACTTTATTGATAGGAAATTActggttcaaatacatttgtattatattattgctACTTAATAATAACTACTTTTTCATTTGATAAAGGTGGATGAGCTCTGTGGATTCCAAGCCTGGACTCAACACCATGATGCTGGACATGttgagaagaaaaagagaggaagatcCAGTGAAGTATGGACGTGTGGCGCTCATGCTGGATGGCATGGCCATCAGGAAACATGTCCAGTACAGTCCACATTCCCAGAAAATGACCGGATTTGTGGACATGGGGGATGGCCTAAACGAGACAGATATTGCCACTGAGGCTCTGGTTTTTATGGTGGTTGGCCTACAAGGCCATTGGAAGGCTCCAATTGCCTACTACCTGACCAAGTCTCTGACGCCCGACACACAGAAGGTCCTGCTGGTACATGCGCTGGAGGCCCTGCATGAGCGTGGCATCCGGGTCATGTCCCTCACAATGGATGGGCATGCATCAAACATAAGCATGTTCAACCAGCTGGGGTGCCAGCTAAAGGCCAACCCTTGTGAGCCTTTGAAAACATTTTTCCCCCATCCTGCGACTGGCAAGAGGGTGTTTGTCATGATGGACGCTTGCCACATGTTGAAGCTGGCAAGAAACATGCTGCAAGCGTACAGCCCAATCTGTAGCAGAACTGGCCTCATCAACTGGGACTACGTTGTTTGTTTGAACGATATTCAAACAAAGAAGGGACTGCATGCTGCCAACAGGGTCACTGAAAAGCACATTCAGTTTGACTCACAGAAGATGAAGGTGTCCCTGGCTGCACAGACGCTGAGTCGCTCTGTGGCAGTAGCGCTCCGAACGCTGAGGGACCTGGGGTATCCACGCTTCACCCTCTGTCAAGCGACAGCCGAATTCATTGAGGTAAGACTACATTCAAACATTGTTTTCTTTTCAAAGGGTCCTGgccatcttcttcatcttcatcttcatctccaTCTTCTTCCTTTCTATTTCCTAAACAATTTCTTTTGGATGATTGACAGGCTGTTTGACATTATGAACAGCCGCAATCCCCGTGCCAAAGGATTCAAAGCCCCCCTGGGATCTTTGATTTGGACAAGGAGTGTGGAACTCTTGTCCAGAGGCCGGGAGTACTTAATCAGTTTGGTGATGAAGGATGGAACTCCCCTTCATCGTTCAAAGAGGTATAAATAGTGACTCTTCCATATGTGCATGCTCTGCTTATGCATGCATATGATGCTCTGTTCTCTTGTTCCGATCTTTTTGCTGTCTGCGGTTTTTCAGTTCATACAGGTGAATGTGGAAATGTCCATGAAATGTCAGGAAATGTCCATCTACAACTTTCAAACTgacaaaacattttctttttaaggtACCTGTCTGTCATGGGGTTTGTCTTCAACATTGGCACCCTAATGCTGATGTGTCCTGAGCTGCTTCAGAGTCAGCAATATATCTGCACCTACCGGTTCAGCCAGGATCATTTGGAGCTACTTTTCAACTCAATCAGGGCATCAGGTAAGGATCTCAGAAGTttctaaattaattaaattgtcTTTCCAAAAAAGTCTTTGACGTCTGAAAAGAGTAAATATCGGTAttaagtgttgtgtgtttttggtttttaGGGGGCTGGAACAACAATCCCTCCGCAGGCCAGTTCCAGGGCATCTTCCGCCGGCTCATGGTCCGATGTGGTGTCACACCGAGCACTTCAGGGAATGTGGCACCACAGGATGAGACCGTGTCCCTGTCGGCTGTAGAGATGTCCTCTCCCTCTGAAACGGAAGAGCTTGAGGTGCCCTTCGTGAATGTCTCTGCGTTGATTGGGGACCACAGCTACTTGCCAACCCGCTTTGGTGGCCTAGTGGAAAACGCACTGGTCTACATTGCAGGGTTTGTGGTGCGGCAGGTTTTGAGAAAGCTGTCCTGTGGTGCGTGCCGTGCTAGCCTGGTGACAGATGCTGCACGCGCATCTTTCGACGAGAACTACCACCTGCTGACTCTGAAGAACAAAGGAGGGCTGATGATTCCTTCAGAGGGGACAGTGAAGGTGGTCAGGTCAGCAGAGCGGTtcagtcagtgtgtctgtggtcaAGCAGTTTGTCCTGGCTGACATCTGGACAGATGATGTGTTTCTCCTCAAGGAGCACATTCAGGACACACAATTTGGCATTGAAAACCACCACTTTGCACTGTTGTCCTTGGTTGTGTCTGTATTTCACAAGATCAGGCTGCACCACATTGCAAAACTGAGCACGCTGCAATTACAGACTGCCAACAGTCGAAAAAAGCTCAGCAAGACAATACTTTTTAAAGGGTTCTAGCCTagattcaattattttattatatcatatattgTGTGAAATTTTATATTGTGTCAATTGCACTGCATAGATGTGAAAATGTTATGAGCatgattgtatatatatatatatacttaaaatatattatattatattgtttcacatattatatatatcatatatatgttATTCCATTGCACATTATACTGagtcattatattatattgtattatatatatgctatgttatttatattacagTTCAActattgagatgtgtatgtatatattgagATGTGTATATTTTTACTGCTATAGAAATGTATAGCTTTTTTTTGGTAATGTTGACTTGTGAAATAAATGTGTATTGCCAATTGCACTGTTCAAGGTTTCTTAATGCACATACTTGAAAAGGAACTATTAAACTATGAAAAACACACTTCCGCCGGCTCATGGTCCGATGTGGTGTCACACCGAGCACTTCAGGGAATGTGGCACCACAGGATGAGACCGTGTCCCTGTCGGCTGTAGAGATGTCCTCTCCCTCTGAAACGGAAGAGCTTGAAGGACCCTTCGTGAATGTCTCTGCGTTGATTGGGGACCACAGCTACTTGCCAACCCGCTTTGGTGGCCTAGTGGAAAACGCACTGGTCTACATTGCAGGGTTTGTGGTGCGGCAGGTTTTGAGAAAGCTGTCCTGTGGTGCGTGCCGTGCTAGCCTGGTGACAGATGCTGCACGCGCAACCCCATGACAGACAGGtaccttaaagggactctcacctttgttgcatttgagaattacagcacattcaaatcatcccgccttcctccaatgccccaccccctaagcgttattttttagagtacaaaacgacctcgccggtgacataatgatgtagagtcattagtagttgaaggtagttttaatgaaccaaaaccaggtcactgaaacccgtaacattgtaaccaacggcagaaaaccgacacaaaacaaaccccggttaccccggcaacccccaacacggtctcactcgcgtgcaggcccccaccctcctgttcttccaaggccctcccccagctgacctaatgattcgcccccacgctgattgacaagaagaacattacaatacatgcacatagaacaactggcatagcggacaacgaaatataatgtaacacataacacacaaactatttaactgtcccagggtcgctacagtacaaaagttctagactcccatgggttatgtttagaatcccatgggttatgtttagactcccagggatcataatatctaccaggggtctagtaaacaagaaatttagcaggtggctcactgtaattttatgggcttcgtgtgataccgttttgaggccccatgttgaaggacagtggtcccactgagtataagaaaggtgtatgagcattacaaacagagtagcgggacaacgtagcgtctgaggccgaaatgggtcccctaatcggactgaatggtgcggttgggtgccaacggtctggaggtcttcctgtagctccagagtagcgggacaacgtcgcgtctgagtccgaaatgggtcccgtaatcggactgagtggtgcggttgggtgccaacggtctggaggtcttcctgtagctccagagtagcgggacaacgtcgcgtctgagtccgaaatgggtcccgtaatcggactgagtggtgcggttgggtgccaacggtctggaggtcttcccgtagctccagagtagcgggacaacttcgcgtctgagtccgaaacgggtcccctaatcggactaagtggtgcggttggttgccaacggtctggaggtcctgagaatcatccaggggagcgggaccacttggcttctgaggccgaatcgggtccccttgtcggactgaatggtgcagttggtggccaacagtctggaggtcttcctgaggctccagaggagggtaactctgtgagtctgagtccgagatgagtcccctaatcagactgaatggtgcagtttcagtacaccgtggaccactttggtctgccatcgtcagtcgctacggtcgctactcgctactgtctgccgtggaatcaaaacaaaccctctagttgaggacgcgccttgatgacgcgggcccgaatgcgccacaagaagcagatggaaaaccttatatatccatgcagcaaacagacaggtctgtcggccaataaggtcattcggtccgaagaattttattggttgaagtcttcactaaatattatgagagtaaaataattgtttgtttttactcctggtgggtctgtcttgcatattagagtgttattaccttattaataccaatttaaccttatccaaaaaaagtgtaaaaatgcaacaaaggtaagagtccctttaaaaaGGTACCTGTCGGGGGTAAAGAGGGCAGTGGAGGATTACTGCCGCAGATGCCCGGAGTGCCAACAGGTGGCACCAAAACCACATTTCCGTGGCCCATTAATTCCCCTACCCATTATTTCAGTTCCTTTCAGCAGGATTGCCATGGACCTGGTGGGACCACTACCCAAGAGCAGCCGGGGGCACCAGTACATCCTGGTGATACTGGATTATGCCACTAGGTACCCCGAAGCCATTCCACTGCGCACCATGGCCTCAAAAGGAATTGCACGTGAGTTGGTCCTGATGTTCTCCCGGGTGGGCATTCCCGAGGAGATCTTGACAGACCAGGGAACCCCATTCATGTCGCGGATTAATGCAaataatgcaaataaaacaGTTGCGCACCTCAGTATATCACCCGCAGACCGCTGGACTAGTGCAGTAGTAGTCcagttttcaaactgtggggcacgccccccctggggggcgccagagttcttcagggggggcgcgacgtgagaaaaaaatgaacccgaaaaaaaacctgaaagtcgatgattcaaatcatcaatcgtacttcaactgtagaagtaacataactaaatcaattttcaaccgtttatcttcgtgcaaaccattaaacaaatctacacacttgtatcttcaatactatctaaacagaattttgatagcatttatactttcttcagaatcacagttttagtttcaaaccggcatcgttttcagttgcttataataatttaggtcaccatagcaacgccggtaaacaaaccccgccgaaaaaagaaaaaaaaaaattgggggggggctcagctgaattttttccctgaggggggggctcactctctcacactttgaaaacccctggacTAGTGGAAAGGTTCAACCGGACCCTGAAGCAGATGCTGAagaaggtgatggaggcggaCGGACGGAATTGGGACCAGCTGCTTCCCTATCTCATGTTCTCGATCAGAGAAGTGCCCCAATCGTCGACCGGCCACTCTCCATTTGAACTCCTCTATGGGAGACGACCCCGGGGGCTGCTGGACATAGCGAAGGAAGCCTGGGAACAGCAACCGTCGCCGCATCGAACCATGGTGGAACACGTGGGAGACATGAGGGACCGGATGGCCACCTTGTGGCCCCTGGTGCGGGAACACGTGCAGGAGGCCCAGGTTGCCCAAGCACGGGTCTACAACAGAGGGGCCCAACAGCGAGACTTCCAGCCTGGAGATAAAGTGCTGGTACTTGTCCCCACAACAGAGTGTAAGTTTCTGGCCCAGTGGAACGGGCCATACGAAGTACTTGAAAAGGTAGGGGAGGTGAATTATAGAGTCCGACAGCCGGGACGTAGGAGCCCGACTCAAATTTACCATGTGAACCTGTTAAAGAAATGGAATGCCCGGGATGTACTCTGCTCTATTCCTCCAAAGGCTACCAGTGAAACCGGGCCTGCCAAGGTGCCCCTAGGGGAACAGCTGAGCCCAGCACAGAGGCAGGAGCTCATTGAGTTGGTCGACCAGAACCAGGATGTGTTCTCCAGTGAACCGGGCCACACCAATCTGGTACAGCACCACATCATCACTGAGCCCGGGAAAAAGGTGAAATTGAGACCCTACCGCATACCGGAGGCCAGGAGAGAGGCCGTCAGGACCGAGGTAAAGACTATGTTGGAAGTGGGAGTCATTGAGGAGTCAAACAGTGAGTGGTGTAGCCCCATAGTGTTGGTGCCGAAACCCGGTGGCACCATACGCTTCTGCAACGACTTTAGGAAGCTAAATGAGACATCTAAATttgacgcctaccccatgccccgaATAGATGAACTCATAGAACGGCTAGGGACCGCCCGGTATATCAGCACGCTCAACCTGACAAAGGTTTATTGGCAGGTACCCTTAGCTCCCGAGGCGCAGGAGAAAACCGCTTTTGCCACTCCTGACGGGCTGTTCCACTACAGGAAGCTACCCTTCGGATTGCACggggccccgcccaccttcCAGAGGTTGATGGACCGGGTACTCCGTCCCCATCGGGGGTACGCGGCGGCCTATATTGACGATATAGTCATCCATGGGAGTGAGTGGGACACTCATGTGAAGCAGGTGAGAGCAGTGTTGCAGGCCTTACGTGAGGCGGGGCTAACGGCTAACCCAAAGAAGTGCCAGCTCGGTCTGCAGGAGGCGGAGTACCTGGGCTACACCATTGGGAGGGGATGTGTGAAATCCCAGATGAAGAAGGTGGAGGCGATACAGGACTGGCCACGGCCCCTGACCAAGAAACAGGTACGCACGTTTGTGGGGCTTACCAGCTACTACCGGAGGTTTATTCCCCACTTTGCATCCGTAGCCAGCCCCTTGACAGATCTGACCAGGGACCGGCTGCCTGCCCAAGTCACATGGGCCGAGGAGACGGAGAAAGCCTTTCAGGACCTAAAGAGCGCACTTTGTTCAGGACCCGTGCTGGTAACCCCGGACTTAACCAAGCCAATGGTGGTGCAGACGGATGCGTCGGAAACAGGGGTGGGGGCAGTGTTGTCACAACTACATGAAGGTGAGGAACACCCGATTATTTATATCAGCCGGAAGTTGTTGCAGAGGGAACAAAAATACTCCACGGTGGAGAAGGAATGTCTTGCCATCAAGTGGGCCCTGGAAACCCTGAAGTACTACCTGTTGGGGCGCCACTTCACCCTGGTCACAGATCATGCACCACTTGTTTGGATGTCAAGGTCACTGGTTTGGATGTCAAGGAACCAGCGGGTGCCAGGGTCACCCGCTGGTTCCTATCATTACAACCTTTTGCCTTCTCGGTTGTTCACAGGTCAGGGGCAGCCCATGGGAAGGAGGTTGCGGTGGAGAACCCGGAGGGTTCGGTCAACTGTTTCTGCTTGGACACGATAAACTGGACCGTCTCTTAGCCTCTCGATGACACGGTGGATCTTCCCCTTCCAGTAAGAGTTTTCCTGGGCCACCTCTCTCAGACAGGTTCCTGATAAGCACACGATCACCTGGATGCAGCAGAACACCCCTGGCACCTTGGTCATAGTGCCTCTTCCCTTTCTTAGAGGACTTCTTGCTGTTTTCTGAGGCAATCCGGTATCCCTCCTGCATCCGGGAAGCCCAGGTCTGGGCATACTCCTGCCGTGTCTGTGCTTGCCGATCTGGGTGAAGCTTGAAGATCAGGTCGATGGGGAGCTGTGGATGTCTTccaaagagaagaaagaatgtATGCGTTGTATGCGTAGACTATGACGGGACGATGGTCTTTCCACTCTGCCTTCTTTTCCTCATGGAGCGTTCTGAGCATCTGGAGCAGCGTTCTATTCAAGCGTTCGACAGGGTTCCCCTGCGGATGGTAAGGAGTAGTTTGGGAGTGAGAAATTCCTGCCAGCTGCTGGAGTTTCTGAAGGGCCGGGTGTTCTCGAACTCCCGGCCCTGGTCATGGTGAAGCTTTTGAGGGTACCCGAAGCGTTGAATGAAATCGTAGAAGATCTTTTCTGCCGCTGTTTTGCCAGTCTTATTTCGGGTTGGGTAGGCCTGAGCAAAACGGGTGAAGGGATCTAATACAACAAGGACTTACTCATAGCCTCCTTTACTGGGATCGAGGTGCATGTGGCCAACAGAGAGCAGCTCAAAAGGAGCACGGGTTGTGATTGAGCCCATTGAGCACTGGTGGATGACGTAGTCTTCAATGTTGCGCTAGATAAAAGGCCATCCACCTCGCTGCCTTGCGAGGTGGATGACTTTGTCAACTCCAACATGTCCCATGTCATCATGCAGGTGTTTGAGTACAGTTAACTTGAGTGCTTTGGGAAGGACGTTGTTGATTTTGTCCTGTCTGCCTGTACAGAATTCCATTATCCAGTTTGAGCCTGTTCCACTCATGTATGAGCCGTCGCGTTCCAGATTGTATTGGCCTCCGGTCTTTGTCTCTTGGATTCCATCCGCTCCTTTTCAACTGGATCACTTCACAAATGGACTCATCCCCTTTCTGGGTATCTCTGATGTCCTCTGGGGTGAACATGGGCGTACTCACAGGAGGAGGGTGATCATCAACGGCGGATATCTGAAGGGCGGCAGCCCAGGGTacatcctcatctctctctgctTTGTTCCCCTGCCAGATGGCAGATACAACCTTAGGTAGCATTATCTCAGAGTACTCCAACCAGTCATCCTGGAGCTTCACTGGATACCTGGACAGGGTGTCAGCGTCAACATTTGCCTTGCCTGGCCTGTACTTGATGGTAAAGTTGAAGCTAATTCACCAACCCAGTGGTGTCCAACAGCATTCAACTTGGTCGTGCTCAGGACGTAGGTGAGGGGGTTGTTATCTGTATACACAGTGAATGTTGGTGCATATACAGACCCAATTTATTGCAGATGGCCCACTTCAGGGCAAGGAACTCAAGCTTACTGGAATGAAGGTGATTATTCTTCTCAGCAGGCGTGAGTGACCTGGAACCATAAGCAATAACCCAGAGTTTACTATCCTGTTCCTGGTAGAGCACAGCCCCCAAACCTTCATTGGATGCATCTGTGTGCAGGACAAATGGCAAATGGAAGTCTCGATAGGCCAAGATGGGGGGGTTAATCAACATGTCAACAAGGCAGGACACAACAGCACTGTGTCCTGGATGGTAACTGGCCACTGTTCTGGCCTTTCTGGTTGGACTTTGCTGTAACAGGACTCTTGTTGGAAGCAGCAGGCTGTTCTTGGAGCTTAAACAGTGGTTGGGCTATTCTGGAAAAGTCCTGGATGAATGAGCGATAGTAGCCCAAGAAACCAAGCAGGGATCGGACTTCTCCCACATTCTTTGGCTGTCTCTCCTTCATATGCAACACCGCTTCCAGGTCTCTGGGGTCTATCTGAACACCTTCACCAGGGGTCCGACATACCTGACTTGCCGTTTGAACAGCTAACACTTTTTCGTGCGCAGCTTCACACCGTGCTCTCGTAAGCGACACAGCACTCGTCTCAAGTCCTCAACATGCCCCTGGAATGTCTTGGAAAAGCAGAGGACATCATCCAAATAAGGAGAACAGCATTCATCCCTCAGACCAGCCAGCATACCTTCCATTCAGCGCTGAAATGCTGCTGGAGCATTGGTGTGGCCAAATGGGAGGTGTGCCCACTCATAAAACCCCCAAGGTGTGCTAAAAGTGGTCAGGTGACGGCAGCTCTCTTGAACAAAGCCTTGGTGGTAGGCACTGCCCTGGTCAAGTATGGACAACCATGAGTTGCCTCCTAAGTTGTCCAGGAGGTCTTGGATGCGGGGAAGTGGATGACGGTCGGGATGGTTTTGTTGTTAAGCCCACGGAAGTCAACACAGAGCCGCAGGCTCATGTCCTTTTTTCTCACACAGACCACAGGAGAAGAGTAAGCTTAGGTGGATTTTCTGATCCAACCACTGTCAAGCAAGTTCTGAACATAGTCTTTCACCTCTCGATACAAGGGCTTTGGGATGGCATTGTAAGACTTTTGGACGGGTGTTTCATCGGTGAGGTTAATTCTAAGTTGTAGGTCAGGAATACAACCAATGTCAGCATCGTCTTTGGCAAACACGTCTGACTCCTTCAACAACATTTCCTTAACTACTCTCTGTTCATCCTCTGCTAGATGTGATACGTCAACAGGAGGGTGCCACTTGTCTTTGATCTGCCTGATCTGTCTGTCTTGCTCATCGTTCAGGTAGGTCACTGGTTCTGTGTTTAGCTGAGCTGAAAAGGTTTGGACAACGTCACGCTGCATTCCCTCAGGACTCAGGACAGGTTTCACATCAGCCATTTCCTCAAGGGTGCCGAGAGTGGTTCTCTGGGTCAGATAAATGGCATAAGGTTGCATTTTGGACTGGAATTTGAATGCATTTTGATGACCCACAAGGAACATCAACTAGGGTAGGAAACAGTTCTAGGTGTTTTCTATGAGAGGCTGGAACAGCATGGTATCATTCCCTGATAACCCCCTAACCCGGCAAAGTATTTGATAGACTCGACCAGCAGGGATAGTGACACCTTTCCTGCCTATGTGCACCGTACACAAGGCTGTCTCGTCACTGGTTGTGATCTGGAGGGAAGAGACTAAAGCCTCAACTGTGTTTTCAGGGACACTCAAAACAGTCAGGATCGCAGTCACATTAAGGGAATTGTCATGGTCTTTGACGATCTCGGCTATAACGTTGCTGCCTAACAGGGGACAGTGACAACTCTGACTGACAAGTAGGGGCACTCTAATTATCAAAGACCCGTGGCGCTCACTACAAATCTGCAAGCCAACCTCAGCCCATCCATCCAGTGGAACTTGTGTACCATTTGCTGCTGATATTTCATAGGACTGATCGGCAAAGAGGGACTGAAGTGGTTGGATTTTGACATGGGGAGATGCACTGTCTATCCAGGTTTTGCTGACCATCGTCACTTGAGCGCCTGAGTCTAAAAGCATTTCAATA
Proteins encoded in this region:
- the LOC115537624 gene encoding THAP domain-containing protein 6-like, with the protein product MHLFPKEKQLRRQWEVAVKRDNFSANERSMLCSQHFQPEDFDRTGQIVRLRDGTKPSVFSFPTHLKRVSASLSLLKMVLLCVCVCVCVCVCVCEHTYALPPSPTLLKTRLNEALARVESLEKEMRNSKAREWRVKKTVCCLLEDLRGKNLINEELQERLDLYSDLPLGLLSKQRPCMSVASGSCPSQWMGMHQT